A genome region from Methanobacterium spitsbergense includes the following:
- a CDS encoding DUF5518 domain-containing protein: MDWKIMGIGALINAALTIILSWIFLPLFFLGPIAGGFIASFLSKGYENYDEMDAKDGAVLGAISGIIGGLIIGLLLVLGVGDISAITGLISTKIGLILTGYIIIQLSVIMSFILGLLGGVLGVLVKK, encoded by the coding sequence ATGGATTGGAAAATTATGGGAATAGGTGCTCTAATTAATGCTGCTTTAACTATCATATTATCATGGATATTCTTACCCTTATTTTTTTTAGGCCCAATTGCCGGAGGATTTATAGCATCTTTTCTCAGTAAAGGATATGAAAATTATGATGAAATGGATGCAAAAGACGGGGCAGTTTTAGGGGCAATTTCGGGAATAATTGGTGGTTTAATAATAGGTTTACTATTGGTTCTGGGTGTGGGTGATATAAGTGCCATCACCGGATTAATATCTACCAAAATAGGATTAATATTGACTGGATATATTATAATTCAATTATCTGTAATTATGAGCTTTATTCTAGGATTATTAGGGGGAGTCTTAGGGGTTCTTGTTAAAAAATAA